One window from the genome of Hypanus sabinus isolate sHypSab1 chromosome 16, sHypSab1.hap1, whole genome shotgun sequence encodes:
- the LOC132406517 gene encoding transmembrane protein 205-like: protein MPTEGDPTTLVKATHLVLLSTTWGMQIWVSFISGVVLINSVSKHTFSQVQGKLIPCYLYCVLGGSFLNLALYALYHPHELLNKAEAVQITSFFVCVIFSGLNAQWFSQTVSEMRLKMEKIEREHSLGDEVGIGTKQEAYSKLKKSDAKYGKLSYRFKKYHALSMVCNFICVICNGVNLFYTAANLKTF from the exons ATGCCGACAGAAGGAGATCCTACTACACTGGTCAAAGCGACCCACCTGGTCCTGCTGTCTACCACCTGGGGCATGCAGATATGGGTATCGTTCATATCAG GTGTTGTTTTGATCAACAGCGTCAGCAAACATACATTCAGCCAGGTGCAGGGTAAACTGATTCCCTGTTACCTCTACTGTGTCCTGGGAGGATCCTTCCTTAATCTGGCTCTTTATGCTCTGTATCACCCACACGAGCTACTCAACAAGGCTGAAGCAGTGCAG ATCACATCATTCTTTGTCTGTGTGATCTTCTCCGGGCTCAACGCTCAATGGTTCAGTCAAACCGTAAGTGAGATGAGGCTGAAGATGGAAAAGATCGAGCGGGAGCACAGCCTCGGAGACGAGGTGGGAATCGGCACCAAACAGGAGGCCTACAGCAAGCTGAAGAAGAGTGATGCAAAGTATGGGAAGCTGAGTTATCGCTTTAAGAAGTATCATGCTCTCAGCATGGTGTGTAATTTCATCTGTGTAATCTGTAATGGGGTGAATCTCTTCTACACTGCGGCCAATCTGAAGACTTTCTAG